Below is a window of Fibrobacter sp. UWB11 DNA.
GTCGCCATCGAGCGTTGCAACGTACCTGCCACGAGCCTTGGAAAAACCAAGAGCGAGTGCGGCGGCCTTGCCGCAGTTGAACTGGAAACGGAACGCACTTACCGAAGACTTTGGCTTTGCACCAAATTCCTTAGAAAGTTCTTCGATGACCTCCCAGGTATTATCGCGGCTACCGTCATCAATCGCGATAACCTCGAACTCCATACCGGTCGGTTCAATTGCGGCCCAAATTTCCTTAAACAACTGAGGAAGATTTTCACTTTCTTCCTTAACAGGGATAACCAAGCTCAAATCCATTGCACAACCTCGAAATTAATTAACGGCGGGAACGGCTTCAGTAGCTGGAGCTGGTTCTTCGTCAACCTTGAGAGATTCGTCCCTAATGGCTTCAATCTGCTGAAGGCTCATAGAAAGACGACTGTGGCCCGGAATATCGTAAGACGGAATGCTTTCGAGACCGCGCTTCACGACATCGACCGCCTTAGACTTCATGCCTGCAGAGGCATAGACATAGGATGCAGCCCAGTAGTTGCGCCATTCTCTCGGGAACTGTTGAATGCCGAGTTCAAGATACTTTGCGGCATTCAAAGCAAGACGTTCCACTTCGTCCTTGTCGGCCTTGGTAAACGGCTTCTTGGTCACGAGCGCCGCAATCTTTTCGCGTGCATCGAAAGAAATCTGCAAGTAGAGCGAGACATAGCTGCTGAGGAGGCGTTCTGTTTCGGAGTTGATGAAAGCAGAACCGTCACCGAGACCGCGGAACTTGTAAACGCTATCGATGAGGGCAGCAGTCTTTGCTGCATCAAAAGCATTCTGCTTCGGGGTAAGATCACCCTTCACAAAGTTGTAGACCATACCTTCTTGGACCATGTACTTTTCAAGACCCATAAAGTTCGAAGAACCAACAGTCGTCGAAATTTCAATCGGTCGATCCATATTCTGGAGAGCAAGGTCAATCACGAGCTTATTCTGCGTGAGCATCATGCTAGCGCGATTTCTCTTAGCCCAATCAATAAAGGCATCCCAAACCTGATAGTTCACCTTGAACTGAAGAAGCTTAGCAGAATCTGCCTCAGAAAGGTTGCCCTTAGCTTCCATCTGGTCAATGCGTTCCTTGAGTTTCGGCTTGAGGGTTTCAGCCTTGCGGATCCAAGTAGAAACAAGATGATTCGGGTTATTGGCGCTGCTGTTATCAAGGACCATGTCGTTATCAATGGTTTCCTTGGTGTAAGAGAGCTTGAGAATCGGTTCGTTCGTGAGCATCTGCTTGATGTACCAATCCGTGTTGCCCAAGGAAAGGTTCACCACGCGCACATCCTTACGGACACCAGCAACTTCCTGAGCAAACCACAACGGGAACGTGTCGTTATCGCCATTCGTGAAAAGAATTGCGTTCGGACGGCAGCTGTTGAGGAGGTTGTAAGCGTAATCCCAGGGAACCCAGAGACCAGAGCGGTCATGTTCCTTGTAGTTCGAAACGCACGGAACGATGAGCGAAACGAGCACGAGTACTGCAGCAATCGGAGATGCAAAAGCGGCAGTCGTTACAGATGTAGCCGCAAGCAGCACGAGGATACCGGCGCCAATACCGTAAATCATGCTCATGAAAATGAATGCCGGCGTATAGAAGTAGTCACGTTCGCGCACTTCCATGTGTACTGCTTCCGGGAACGGAGCACGCTGGCCAAAGCGGGCGAAGTTTTCTTCAATCTTCTGCCAGTTTTTCCAAGCCGTGGTGTTTTCGGCATCGCTAATCTTCTTTTCGTATTCAGCAATGCGGTTAGCCGGAGCATTGTGCATGCGAAGTCTTTCAATCGCATACTTAGAAGTTTCGATTGTCTGGCGAAGGTCAATAAGTTCGTTCGGATCCGGGAGGGCCGAAATTCCAGCACCAGAGTTGTTCAAATCCGCCACATTGCGAGTCATTGCATTGACCCAGTATTCGCGGTCGCGCTGTTCCATGCGGGAACCATCAGCAAAGTTGATGTAGAACAGAAGTCCCAAGGAGCAAAGCGCATAAAGGGTCGAAATAAATACACCCACATGCCTGTTACGCTTGCAGACATATACGCAAACAGCGACAAGAAGACCATTAAATATCAAGAAGAATATGAGTTGCCATGCAACATTATCGCCCATGAACGACATCTGCGTCGGGAAGCTGATTCCGAAACGTTCAATCGGTTCGTTTTCGGAAGCGTCAAACGTGTAAACACCGTTAGCATAGTTCACCCCACCTACCTTAGTCGGCAAGTACTGGGCCATCTGGTAACCACCATAACTCATGCTCGGGAAAGAGAGCACCTGGTGAGCAAGGCGAGAACGACGGTAGAATGCACGAGTAATCATGCTTTCGGAACCGTACTGCTTACGTTCAATAAAGGCATTAAAGGCTTCCCAGTTCTTGCTATCCAAAAGGTTGCTCAACTGGAGGTTGCCCTGTTCATCGCGAATATTGAATTCAGGATCGTTTTCGTCAATCGTCGGGTTGAGTTCCGAACGGATCGGGATGTAAAGATGAGTGCTGTAACCGACCAAAGCGAAGAAAGCAAAAGCAACAGAAAGGAGGAGACTGCGCTTCAGAGCGCCTTCATTGGACTTTGGAATCTTCCAACCAAGCACGGCATACAAAGCATAACCAGCAATGAA
It encodes the following:
- a CDS encoding DUF2723 domain-containing protein, with amino-acid sequence MKMNEKWYKHLFAGIAGFVALIVYMMTMAPTVSFWDCGEFVACANTLGIPHPPGTPFFVFFARAVILLLPFVGEIAKRVNYISVISSAATVYVTALFAWELLSTVLKTDALAAKISEKMRMYVLGTAALVAGFLLTFSDTFWFNAVEAEVYGVAMLILMLVSYLGLVWYNKREEASSDRILIFICYIAFLGVGAHLYTMLTVPAVFALLLIAQPKKIPERLPIWITGTLLCSVIYQVSSFIEISFLCLLALGLILGAAKFVGLNLVRSTLVGLAILLAVALHMITGGWLATFIILIVLFIAGYALYAVLGWKIPKSNEGALKRSLLLSVAFAFFALVGYSTHLYIPIRSELNPTIDENDPEFNIRDEQGNLQLSNLLDSKNWEAFNAFIERKQYGSESMITRAFYRRSRLAHQVLSFPSMSYGGYQMAQYLPTKVGGVNYANGVYTFDASENEPIERFGISFPTQMSFMGDNVAWQLIFFLIFNGLLVAVCVYVCKRNRHVGVFISTLYALCSLGLLFYINFADGSRMEQRDREYWVNAMTRNVADLNNSGAGISALPDPNELIDLRQTIETSKYAIERLRMHNAPANRIAEYEKKISDAENTTAWKNWQKIEENFARFGQRAPFPEAVHMEVRERDYFYTPAFIFMSMIYGIGAGILVLLAATSVTTAAFASPIAAVLVLVSLIVPCVSNYKEHDRSGLWVPWDYAYNLLNSCRPNAILFTNGDNDTFPLWFAQEVAGVRKDVRVVNLSLGNTDWYIKQMLTNEPILKLSYTKETIDNDMVLDNSSANNPNHLVSTWIRKAETLKPKLKERIDQMEAKGNLSEADSAKLLQFKVNYQVWDAFIDWAKRNRASMMLTQNKLVIDLALQNMDRPIEISTTVGSSNFMGLEKYMVQEGMVYNFVKGDLTPKQNAFDAAKTAALIDSVYKFRGLGDGSAFINSETERLLSSYVSLYLQISFDAREKIAALVTKKPFTKADKDEVERLALNAAKYLELGIQQFPREWRNYWAASYVYASAGMKSKAVDVVKRGLESIPSYDIPGHSRLSMSLQQIEAIRDESLKVDEEPAPATEAVPAVN